A region from the Flexibacter flexilis DSM 6793 genome encodes:
- a CDS encoding PorP/SprF family type IX secretion system membrane protein, whose translation MKQTYKKLLGVSLSLLGFSAIQAQDLHYSQFYNSPQTLNPALTGMMREDFRVGAIYRSQWQSVNSPYKTMSFWGDMNFKLNKKAVDMVSAGLNFTNDELGDGIFKNQYILVSGAAQKYLGYSRRHFVSGGLQAGVMMQNLNKDGLLFEDQFNNQYRPVLGSAENLSNGRNTYVNVNAGLAWEYFFTEKLTVTAGAGFHNLLFAKDSYLDGIGESVKNRQSVRTILTAGATYQVSKYVSLLPAILYARQAKASDFNLGTNIAFHLGGVEHRNRAALLVGGFYRLNDAAIGKVGFRFKGFQAMFSYDATTSGFKDINKAPTIQNKTVGAYEFSLIYAGFLNRALPSRLTVPSRFF comes from the coding sequence ATGAAACAGACATATAAAAAATTATTGGGTGTAAGTTTGAGCCTGTTGGGATTTTCGGCTATTCAAGCACAAGATTTACACTACTCGCAATTTTATAATTCTCCCCAAACGCTCAACCCTGCTCTTACGGGTATGATGCGCGAGGATTTTCGCGTAGGTGCCATTTATCGCAGCCAATGGCAGTCGGTGAATAGCCCTTACAAAACCATGTCGTTTTGGGGCGATATGAACTTTAAGCTCAACAAAAAAGCAGTGGACATGGTCAGTGCTGGCCTCAACTTCACCAACGACGAGTTGGGCGATGGCATTTTCAAAAATCAATACATTTTGGTTTCGGGAGCTGCTCAAAAATATTTGGGTTATAGCCGTCGTCATTTTGTGTCGGGGGGCTTGCAAGCTGGCGTAATGATGCAAAATCTCAACAAAGACGGTTTGCTTTTTGAAGACCAATTCAACAACCAATACCGCCCAGTGCTAGGCTCAGCCGAAAATTTGAGCAATGGACGCAACACGTATGTAAACGTAAACGCTGGTTTGGCGTGGGAATATTTCTTTACCGAAAAACTGACCGTAACGGCGGGGGCTGGTTTCCATAATTTGCTTTTTGCCAAAGATTCTTATCTGGACGGCATCGGTGAATCTGTGAAAAACCGCCAATCGGTACGCACTATCCTGACGGCTGGCGCGACTTACCAAGTATCTAAATACGTGAGTTTGTTGCCTGCCATTTTGTATGCTCGTCAAGCGAAGGCTTCAGATTTTAATTTGGGAACAAATATCGCGTTTCATCTTGGCGGCGTGGAACATCGCAACCGTGCAGCCCTCTTAGTGGGTGGTTTCTATCGCCTCAACGATGCGGCTATTGGCAAGGTTGGTTTCCGCTTCAAAGGATTTCAAGCCATGTTTAGTTACGATGCTACTACCTCAGGGTTCAAAGACATCAACAAAGCCCCAACCATCCAAAACAAAACCGTTGGTGCGTATGAGTTTTCGCTCATCTATGCGGGCTTCCTGAACAGAGCTTTACCGAGCCGCTTAACAGTACCGAGCCGCTTCTTCTAG
- a CDS encoding carboxymuconolactone decarboxylase family protein, translating to MNSVDSFNEFRSAMNEKIMAADNKVIKRLFNLDTNTYTEGSVDVKTKEMIGLACSMVLRCDDCVKYHLGKCHELGMSTEQVFEVFAIANIIGGTIVIPHLRRAVAYWEDLQQYSPAAE from the coding sequence ATGAACAGTGTAGATTCTTTCAACGAATTTCGCTCGGCCATGAACGAAAAGATTATGGCAGCCGACAACAAAGTAATCAAAAGGCTTTTTAATCTGGATACCAACACCTATACGGAAGGCAGCGTGGATGTAAAAACCAAAGAAATGATTGGTTTGGCCTGCTCCATGGTGTTGCGTTGCGACGATTGCGTAAAATATCACTTGGGCAAATGCCACGAGTTAGGCATGAGTACGGAACAAGTTTTTGAAGTTTTTGCGATTGCCAACATCATTGGCGGCACGATTGTCATTCCGCACTTGCGAAGGGCTGTGGCTTATTGGGAAGATTTGCAACAATACAGCCCAGCAGCCGAATAA
- a CDS encoding OmpA family protein, which produces MLKKIIYSFLFSALATQLPSFAQERDINKLSDPKKLQTAEMMLNLGSFYNAIEPLTDLVTRNPNQPIYASRLGEAYFFARDYENAEIWLTKAQKLFGHNDDLFAFMLGESLRYNGKYTEAVAQFTAFDNGKYRDRKGEMFHLAAKSAIVSCQKANQIKAKNQKAYVAFAGDNINHGYSDFAPRLRDDSTLVYSSYLSDTIMTSEYLEPNFNRVKLYSSAFNKETNEWGEPEEMKHLSRHLESTANGVFTPEGDEFYFTRCRTGKQGQQTCDIYMCKIKDGKFSTPIPLGKNINSSRSTQTQPYVVTTLNGKQKQKILYFASNRKGGRGGLDIWYALFNEKIGLYNRPINCGPEVNSVRDEVTPFYSVKENTLYFSSNSHPGIGGFDVFKSKGSLRTFSAPENLGTPLNTSYDDVYYTLAASEKAGYFVSNRKGSQGILPNTTCCDDIYAFDLEKPIEFGNKHPAPIVAKKDTAAVAQADTALPVVAKLTEPTKLAEPTPTPKKETVTVKEELVAEAKPTKKPKAKKKTTPTAKPKAKTTQPKATEQPQEESKPVYASVRTRVIVEFASDQDTAYLEYYPKLDSIANDLAKDSVAVKITGHADATGSLEYNQMLSEKRAKRMAEYLVAHGVNRELITTEGKGELKPIATNKTVKGRRHNRRTEFVYTKKVLKSAKKKKRK; this is translated from the coding sequence ATGTTGAAAAAAATTATATACAGCTTTCTCTTTTCGGCTTTGGCTACACAATTGCCAAGTTTTGCCCAAGAAAGAGACATTAACAAACTAAGCGACCCTAAAAAACTCCAAACAGCAGAAATGATGTTGAATTTGGGGAGTTTTTATAATGCCATCGAGCCGCTCACCGATTTAGTTACGCGCAATCCAAACCAACCTATTTACGCATCACGTTTGGGCGAAGCCTATTTCTTTGCACGCGACTACGAAAACGCCGAAATTTGGCTTACCAAAGCGCAAAAACTATTTGGTCATAATGACGATTTATTTGCTTTTATGTTGGGTGAAAGTTTGCGCTACAATGGCAAATATACCGAAGCTGTCGCACAATTTACAGCCTTCGACAACGGGAAATACCGCGACCGCAAAGGCGAAATGTTCCACCTTGCCGCGAAGAGCGCGATTGTATCTTGCCAAAAAGCCAACCAAATTAAAGCGAAAAATCAAAAGGCTTACGTGGCTTTTGCGGGCGATAACATCAACCACGGATACAGCGACTTTGCGCCACGCCTACGCGATGATAGCACGTTGGTTTACTCCAGCTATTTGTCGGATACGATCATGACTTCGGAATACTTAGAACCAAACTTTAACCGTGTAAAACTCTATTCTTCAGCTTTCAACAAGGAAACTAACGAATGGGGCGAGCCTGAAGAAATGAAACATTTGAGCCGCCATTTAGAAAGTACGGCCAACGGAGTTTTCACGCCCGAAGGCGATGAATTTTATTTTACACGCTGTCGCACGGGCAAACAAGGCCAACAAACTTGCGATATTTATATGTGTAAAATCAAAGATGGCAAGTTCTCAACTCCTATTCCCTTAGGCAAAAACATTAACTCCAGCCGTAGCACCCAAACGCAACCGTATGTAGTTACGACCCTCAACGGCAAGCAAAAGCAAAAGATTTTGTATTTTGCCTCTAATCGTAAAGGCGGACGTGGCGGTTTGGATATTTGGTACGCGCTTTTCAACGAAAAAATAGGCTTATACAACCGCCCTATAAATTGCGGCCCAGAAGTAAACTCGGTTCGCGATGAGGTTACGCCGTTTTATAGTGTAAAAGAAAATACACTGTATTTTAGCTCTAATTCGCACCCTGGAATTGGTGGTTTTGACGTATTCAAATCGAAAGGCAGTTTGCGGACTTTCTCCGCTCCCGAAAATTTGGGCACGCCGCTGAACACTTCCTACGATGATGTGTATTACACATTGGCGGCCAGCGAAAAAGCAGGTTACTTTGTTTCTAACCGCAAAGGCAGCCAAGGAATTTTGCCAAATACTACGTGCTGCGACGACATCTATGCTTTTGATTTGGAAAAACCAATTGAGTTTGGAAATAAACACCCAGCACCAATTGTAGCCAAAAAAGATACCGCAGCTGTTGCTCAAGCGGATACAGCTCTACCCGTGGTGGCGAAACTAACAGAGCCTACCAAATTAGCGGAACCTACACCAACTCCTAAGAAAGAAACCGTTACGGTAAAAGAAGAATTGGTAGCAGAAGCGAAACCAACGAAAAAGCCTAAGGCAAAGAAAAAAACTACGCCTACGGCTAAACCAAAAGCAAAAACCACACAACCTAAAGCAACTGAGCAACCACAAGAAGAATCAAAACCTGTATATGCTTCTGTGCGTACAAGAGTTATCGTGGAATTTGCCAGCGACCAAGACACAGCCTATTTGGAATATTATCCGAAGTTAGATTCGATTGCTAACGATTTGGCAAAAGATTCGGTTGCAGTCAAAATCACAGGCCATGCCGATGCGACAGGCTCTTTGGAATACAACCAGATGCTTTCTGAAAAACGTGCCAAGCGTATGGCCGAATACCTTGTTGCGCATGGTGTAAATCGTGAATTAATCACCACAGAAGGTAAAGGCGAATTAAAACCAATAGCTACCAACAAAACAGTAAAAGGCCGTCGTCATAACCGCCGCACTGAGTTTGTTTATACTAAAAAGGTTTTAAAAAGCGCGAAAAAGAAAAAACGAAAATAA
- a CDS encoding alpha/beta fold hydrolase, translating to MNQITEINGVGLFVQHEAKPDTRYTLVFLHDSLGCAVLWRDFPQQLAQKTDCAYLVYDRQGYGQSAPFGAQPRQQDYMEKEADVLAALLEQLGIGNAVLFGHSDGGTIALLAAAKYPEIVVGVVTEGAHVFVEEITLKGIREAVESYQTTNLPEKLAKYHGSKTDGVFWAWAATWLSEMYRDWNIEHFLPKIQCPVLVIQGENDEFGTLAQVEAIVSQVSGQAEQLILPAVGHNPHKEAQAETIEVVAAFLQTF from the coding sequence ATGAATCAAATAACAGAAATAAATGGCGTTGGGCTTTTCGTACAGCACGAAGCCAAACCTGATACGCGTTATACGTTGGTCTTTTTGCACGACTCGCTCGGTTGCGCGGTTTTGTGGCGCGATTTTCCGCAGCAATTAGCACAAAAAACGGATTGTGCGTATCTGGTGTACGACCGACAAGGCTACGGACAATCCGCACCGTTTGGAGCGCAGCCACGCCAGCAAGATTATATGGAAAAAGAAGCCGACGTATTGGCTGCGCTGTTGGAGCAACTTGGCATTGGCAATGCAGTGCTTTTTGGCCACAGCGACGGCGGTACGATTGCGTTGCTGGCGGCAGCCAAATATCCTGAAATAGTAGTAGGTGTGGTTACTGAAGGCGCACACGTTTTTGTAGAAGAAATTACGCTCAAGGGCATACGCGAAGCCGTAGAAAGCTATCAAACTACCAATTTGCCCGAAAAATTAGCCAAGTATCATGGCTCAAAAACTGATGGCGTGTTTTGGGCGTGGGCGGCTACGTGGCTCAGCGAAATGTACAGAGATTGGAATATCGAACATTTTTTGCCCAAAATCCAATGCCCAGTATTGGTCATACAAGGTGAAAACGACGAGTTCGGGACACTGGCGCAAGTAGAAGCGATTGTTAGTCAGGTAAGCGGCCAAGCCGAGCAACTTATTTTGCCTGCTGTTGGTCATAATCCGCACAAAGAAGCGCAAGCAGAAACGATTGAGGTGGTGGCGGCTTTTCTGCAAACTTTTTAG
- a CDS encoding PKD domain-containing protein, translated as MMKQFYLTTWLFLLMFSVFCLPTNAQSVNGRIIGAEITYKSLGGNDYEIALNAYRDCASTRDLDNQYFINYTSVATPPFTGSLAVNLVNKEEASSFCPGQASVCSGGSLPGYKRYIYKGTVTLPYKSRWTFSWGLGNRSASLTTINNPTQMLYVESMLNNFVVATNNSPTFSSEPQALVCVNNAMSFNLGATQPDTGHVLHYALVTPRTGSTTTLSYKTGYSAAAFLTSSTAISVNATTGDISLNPSANNEVSCTALKVEEYFNGQLIGSIVRDFQIATRTCDNTLPSLTGINGQNNFLMSVCAGTAVNFSIAGSDVDANQVVELSWNNGITGASFSSSGNNGIFSWTPTSANIGVHTFTVTAKDNACPVQGTQSHTFSIKVTPTPSVKLGNDTTIGCNTTLTLTPIITSGTAPFTYMWSPGGETTPTVQKSVGSYTVLVTDSNGCTAADNIIIKKGIIPNFKSNGDSACVGVAVKFTDLSSSSVASITNWAWRFGDGATSTIKNPTHAYANPGTYSVRLIVKDATACADTIIKQVKVCKIPTANFKYLDSCQNKPLSIMGIQEADPTACPITTWKLTDDKSNSLTNATGAFILNYIDSGTVNVTLTVFNANGCSSSITKAIYINPRPFVNIVDTSYYFKCNQPDSVVHLQAYTRPANKKYRIQWSTGQQIADTFGVVKDSVTLSQTGFYTATVTDILGCTCTDNITVNKPLTADFFRSNYCEAGQSILFSNITESTWGIKSYLWQFGDGNTSTLPNPTHNYPTPPLGGGTSYTVKLFVTDSTNCLDSMQHQVIIALPTTNYAITSPDTICFGDSISYVGPQGQYVNSWTWKFTDTDSITVTNAAQSNGKYAFNQAGCFNVKLRLTYNDNGTSACQKTYPTKKICVRNPFAISIDKAGTCANSPTQFTGAKTTGDYAVNNWNWEFWFTPDAATPATMIATSTQQNPVFTFHRKGIVTAKLRAIDKKGCRAQTESVFNMNDVAKPSFDNEGFCVGKAIHFTIKNAVDTFENIATYKYIFGDGNQLPSSSGDVYHTYSSTGTYNVILVAYSQDGCADSSVTALHILDAPTPVIASDTVCNNIATSFQGSLLVRDTTATYFWLFGDGDTSNVQNPTHLYANAGIFDAKLIVTSASGCRDTTTQSVVVKRNPVSNFGVGSADLVANRPVVFNDNSSFAVKWIWTFDANGSSFITQNPDSADATHTYPKAATEAGNLHVVTLVTESIDGCKDTTSQTIDLNAYFALPTAYSPNGDGLNDKFRVRGKGIKDVREFKIYNRWGQLVFDASGDRQKGLDGWDGKFNGVQQPTGVYVVYAAITTEYGDEIVLKGNLTLLR; from the coding sequence ATGATGAAACAGTTTTACCTAACTACATGGCTTTTCTTACTGATGTTTAGTGTATTTTGTTTACCAACAAATGCACAATCGGTAAATGGCCGTATTATTGGGGCAGAAATCACCTACAAATCATTGGGCGGCAATGATTATGAGATTGCGCTCAACGCCTACCGTGATTGCGCCAGTACGCGCGATTTAGATAACCAATATTTTATTAATTACACGAGTGTAGCGACTCCGCCATTCACAGGTAGTTTGGCCGTAAATTTAGTAAACAAGGAAGAAGCCAGTTCGTTTTGTCCTGGTCAAGCCTCTGTTTGCTCAGGAGGCTCTTTACCTGGTTACAAACGTTACATTTATAAAGGAACTGTTACGCTTCCTTATAAGTCGCGTTGGACATTTAGTTGGGGCTTGGGTAACCGTTCAGCCTCGTTGACTACCATCAACAACCCAACCCAAATGTTGTATGTAGAATCAATGCTCAACAATTTTGTCGTAGCAACTAACAACTCCCCCACATTTAGCAGTGAGCCGCAAGCCTTAGTTTGCGTAAACAATGCGATGTCCTTCAATTTGGGGGCAACACAGCCCGACACTGGCCATGTGCTTCATTATGCTTTGGTAACACCTCGTACTGGTTCTACCACTACGTTATCTTACAAAACGGGTTACTCTGCCGCCGCATTTTTAACTTCCAGCACAGCCATTTCGGTAAATGCCACGACAGGCGACATCAGTCTAAACCCATCTGCAAACAACGAAGTAAGCTGTACGGCACTCAAAGTAGAAGAGTATTTCAACGGGCAACTTATTGGCAGTATCGTCCGCGACTTTCAGATAGCCACAAGAACCTGCGACAATACACTACCATCTCTCACGGGAATAAATGGGCAAAATAACTTTTTGATGTCTGTTTGCGCAGGCACTGCCGTTAACTTTAGTATTGCGGGTTCTGACGTAGATGCCAATCAAGTCGTTGAGCTTTCTTGGAACAATGGTATTACAGGTGCTAGCTTTTCTTCTTCAGGCAATAATGGAATATTCAGTTGGACTCCTACATCCGCTAATATTGGAGTACACACATTTACTGTAACAGCCAAAGACAATGCTTGCCCCGTACAAGGTACACAAAGCCATACGTTTAGCATTAAGGTAACGCCTACACCTAGCGTTAAATTAGGCAACGACACAACCATTGGTTGTAATACAACGCTAACACTAACCCCAATCATCACCAGTGGCACGGCTCCGTTTACTTATATGTGGTCACCTGGCGGCGAAACAACCCCTACGGTACAAAAAAGTGTAGGCTCTTATACGGTTTTGGTAACAGACTCGAATGGCTGTACTGCTGCGGATAACATTATTATCAAAAAAGGAATTATTCCTAATTTTAAATCAAATGGAGATTCGGCTTGTGTGGGTGTAGCTGTTAAATTCACGGATTTATCTAGTAGTTCGGTAGCCAGCATTACCAACTGGGCTTGGCGTTTTGGCGACGGAGCCACTTCTACTATCAAAAATCCTACACATGCTTATGCCAACCCTGGCACCTACAGCGTTCGCCTCATAGTCAAAGATGCAACTGCTTGCGCCGATACTATTATCAAGCAAGTTAAAGTTTGTAAAATTCCTACTGCAAATTTTAAATACTTGGACTCTTGCCAAAATAAACCGTTATCCATTATGGGCATACAGGAGGCAGATCCAACAGCATGTCCTATCACTACATGGAAACTCACGGATGATAAAAGCAATTCACTTACCAATGCGACGGGAGCTTTCATTTTAAATTATATAGATTCGGGCACGGTGAATGTAACGCTTACTGTATTTAATGCCAACGGTTGTAGCAGTAGCATTACCAAAGCGATTTATATCAACCCACGCCCTTTTGTTAATATTGTGGATACCTCGTATTATTTCAAGTGTAACCAGCCAGATTCTGTGGTTCATTTGCAGGCTTATACCCGACCAGCCAACAAAAAGTATAGAATACAATGGAGCACTGGCCAGCAAATAGCAGACACATTCGGAGTAGTCAAAGATTCTGTAACACTCTCACAAACAGGATTCTATACTGCTACTGTTACGGATATTTTGGGCTGCACGTGCACAGACAATATTACTGTAAATAAGCCACTTACAGCAGATTTTTTTAGATCTAACTACTGCGAGGCGGGTCAATCTATTCTGTTCTCCAATATAACAGAAAGCACTTGGGGTATAAAATCATATCTATGGCAATTTGGAGATGGGAATACATCTACCCTACCAAATCCAACCCATAATTATCCAACCCCTCCTCTTGGTGGCGGCACTTCCTACACAGTAAAATTATTTGTTACAGACTCTACCAACTGTTTAGATTCGATGCAACATCAGGTAATTATCGCTTTACCGACCACCAATTATGCGATTACAAGTCCTGATACCATTTGCTTTGGGGACTCTATTAGTTATGTGGGGCCACAAGGTCAGTACGTCAATAGTTGGACATGGAAATTTACAGATACTGATTCTATCACTGTAACAAATGCGGCTCAAAGCAATGGCAAGTATGCTTTTAACCAAGCAGGCTGCTTTAATGTGAAGTTACGTTTGACTTATAATGACAATGGAACTAGTGCTTGCCAGAAAACATACCCTACTAAAAAAATATGCGTTCGTAATCCGTTTGCAATCAGCATCGATAAAGCGGGCACTTGCGCCAATAGCCCAACACAATTTACAGGAGCAAAAACAACTGGAGATTATGCCGTAAATAACTGGAATTGGGAATTTTGGTTTACACCAGATGCCGCAACGCCAGCCACAATGATAGCCACTTCTACCCAACAAAATCCTGTCTTTACATTTCATCGGAAAGGTATTGTTACGGCTAAATTACGTGCCATCGACAAAAAGGGTTGCCGTGCGCAAACAGAATCTGTGTTCAATATGAATGATGTAGCCAAACCAAGTTTTGATAATGAAGGTTTTTGCGTAGGTAAAGCTATTCACTTTACTATCAAAAATGCAGTAGATACTTTTGAAAACATTGCTACTTATAAATACATTTTTGGCGATGGAAACCAACTCCCTTCAAGCTCAGGAGATGTATATCATACTTACAGTAGCACAGGCACTTACAACGTAATATTGGTGGCTTACTCGCAAGACGGTTGTGCCGATTCATCAGTAACTGCCCTTCATATTCTTGATGCCCCTACGCCTGTGATTGCCTCAGACACTGTTTGTAACAACATCGCCACTTCATTCCAAGGCTCTTTGCTTGTGCGTGATACTACGGCTACTTACTTCTGGTTGTTTGGAGACGGTGATACCTCAAACGTTCAAAACCCAACGCACTTGTATGCCAATGCAGGCATTTTTGATGCAAAACTAATCGTAACAAGTGCCAGCGGCTGCCGCGATACAACTACACAATCTGTCGTAGTAAAGCGCAACCCCGTATCGAATTTTGGCGTAGGAAGTGCTGATTTGGTAGCTAATCGCCCAGTGGTTTTCAACGATAACTCTTCTTTTGCGGTAAAATGGATTTGGACGTTTGATGCTAATGGCAGCAGTTTTATTACCCAAAACCCAGATTCGGCAGATGCTACGCATACTTACCCAAAAGCAGCTACAGAAGCAGGTAATCTCCATGTAGTTACGTTGGTAACCGAAAGTATAGATGGTTGCAAAGACACTACGTCCCAGACCATAGACCTAAATGCTTACTTCGCACTGCCCACCGCTTATTCTCCGAATGGCGACGGCCTGAACGACAAGTTCCGTGTAAGAGGCAAAGGCATCAAAGATGTGCGTGAGTTCAAAATTTATAATCGTTGGGGACAGTTGGTGTTTGATGCCTCTGGCGACCGCCAAAAAGGACTGGACGGCTGGGACGGCAAATTCAATGGCGTTCAGCAACCAACAGGCGTTTATGTGGTTTATGCAGCCATTACCACCGAATACGGAGACGAAATTGTACTGAAAGGTAACTTAACATTGCTCCGTTAA